Proteins from a single region of Dyadobacter fanqingshengii:
- a CDS encoding DUF3037 domain-containing protein — MQEQHLFEYAVIRVVPRVEREEFVNVGVILFCPSKRFLECVFELNAPRLRAFSESIDLDEISAYLNALKLICEGKKEGGTIAVLPPASRFRWLTATRSTVVQSSKVHPGLCQDPDLSLSKLFDHLVK, encoded by the coding sequence ATGCAAGAGCAGCACTTATTTGAGTACGCCGTCATCCGCGTCGTACCCAGGGTCGAGCGCGAGGAGTTTGTGAATGTCGGTGTTATTTTGTTTTGCCCTTCAAAGCGTTTTCTGGAATGTGTTTTCGAGCTGAATGCGCCCAGGCTGCGCGCGTTTTCGGAGAGCATTGATCTGGATGAGATCAGCGCTTATCTTAATGCGTTGAAACTGATTTGTGAGGGCAAAAAAGAAGGCGGCACCATTGCTGTCTTGCCGCCTGCTTCCCGCTTTCGCTGGCTCACTGCCACGCGTAGTACGGTGGTCCAGTCTTCAAAAGTGCATCCCGGTCTTTGCCAGGATCCGGACCTGAGTTTAAGTAAACTGTTCGATCATTTGGTTAAGTAG
- a CDS encoding LytR/AlgR family response regulator transcription factor, with translation MINALIIDDEIKARLVLAHYLETEISEPIDIKHAESVNEALEIMKHYEPGIVFLDVEMPYRNGFDFLMERKNPDYDIVFTTAYNQYAIQAIRFSALDYLLKPVDPGELQFAIDRHLEKVREKIQPPKQELFDNLVQNIQKKEIKDFRLAVPSSEGVFFFTLDEILRLEADKNYTSIHLVGKRPFVSSKTLKHFDEMLGDFNFIRTHKSHLVNSRYIKQVAHNNQYVLLADGSQVEVSRRKKDEVQQQLNLRQKTT, from the coding sequence ATGATAAATGCGCTAATTATTGATGACGAAATAAAAGCCCGTCTTGTCCTTGCCCATTATCTGGAAACTGAGATCTCCGAACCGATCGATATCAAACATGCGGAATCGGTCAACGAGGCGCTCGAAATCATGAAGCATTATGAGCCCGGCATCGTGTTCCTGGATGTGGAAATGCCATACAGAAATGGTTTTGACTTTTTAATGGAGCGAAAAAATCCCGACTATGATATTGTTTTTACCACAGCTTACAACCAATATGCGATCCAGGCGATACGGTTCAGTGCACTGGATTATCTGCTGAAACCGGTGGATCCGGGAGAGCTGCAATTTGCTATCGACCGGCATTTGGAAAAAGTGAGGGAAAAGATCCAGCCTCCCAAACAAGAGCTTTTTGACAATCTGGTGCAGAACATCCAGAAAAAGGAAATCAAAGATTTCAGGCTGGCCGTTCCATCGAGCGAAGGCGTTTTCTTTTTTACCCTGGATGAAATTTTACGGCTGGAAGCAGACAAAAATTACACTTCCATACATTTGGTGGGTAAAAGGCCGTTTGTTTCCAGCAAAACATTGAAGCACTTTGATGAAATGCTGGGCGATTTCAATTTCATCCGCACACACAAATCACACCTGGTCAATTCCCGGTATATTAAGCAGGTTGCCCATAATAATCAATATGTGCTGCTGGCGGACGGCTCGCAAGTGGAAGTGTCACGGAGAAAAAAGGACGAAGTGCAACAGCAGCTCAATCTGCGACAAAAAACTACTTAA
- a CDS encoding SDR family NAD(P)-dependent oxidoreductase: MSSTGKYALITGATSGIGYELALLFAKDQYNLVIVSRDGQQLEVKAQEFRQHGVEVVTIAKDFFNREETLSVYDEVKSKGITIDVLVNDAGQGVYGLFKDNELDRELDIIELNISAVVILTKLFLKDMVAANSGKILNLASIASKVPGPWQAVYHGTKAFVLSFSEALREELKETEITITALLPGVTDTDFFNKADMNTSKAVQDEDAKADPAGVARDGYDALMAGKDKVISGLKNRVQIGMSNITPDSMVAHHMNEMQKPVDVK, encoded by the coding sequence ATGTCATCTACTGGAAAATATGCGCTGATAACTGGCGCAACAAGCGGCATAGGCTATGAACTTGCCTTGCTGTTTGCAAAAGATCAGTACAATCTGGTGATCGTGTCGCGCGACGGACAACAACTGGAAGTAAAGGCTCAGGAGTTCAGACAGCATGGTGTAGAAGTGGTCACAATTGCCAAAGACTTTTTCAACAGGGAAGAAACATTATCTGTTTATGACGAGGTAAAAAGCAAGGGAATTACTATTGATGTGCTTGTCAACGATGCCGGGCAGGGAGTTTACGGTTTGTTTAAAGACAATGAACTGGATCGCGAACTGGACATTATTGAGCTGAACATCTCAGCCGTTGTGATCCTGACCAAGCTTTTCCTGAAAGATATGGTTGCTGCCAACTCTGGGAAAATATTGAACCTGGCCTCGATTGCCAGCAAAGTTCCTGGGCCGTGGCAGGCTGTATACCATGGCACAAAAGCATTTGTTCTCTCTTTCAGCGAAGCATTACGCGAAGAGCTGAAAGAAACAGAGATCACCATAACGGCACTGTTACCCGGCGTAACCGACACGGATTTCTTTAATAAGGCCGATATGAACACCAGCAAAGCGGTGCAGGATGAAGATGCAAAAGCCGATCCTGCAGGCGTTGCCAGGGACGGTTATGACGCGTTGATGGCTGGAAAAGACAAAGTAATTTCCGGCTTAAAAAATAGGGTTCAGATCGGGATGAGTAACATTACGCCGGATAGTATGGTTGCGCATCATATGAATGAAATGCAGAAACCGGTAGACGTCAAATAG
- the glgB gene encoding 1,4-alpha-glucan branching protein GlgB, producing the protein MTDQRSDALPMFSGFDIDLFKSGTHYHIYNKLGSHIIERDGVKGTNFAVWAPNAQHVSVVGNFNGWNRDSHPLEPRTDHSGIWEGFLPNIGRGEYYKYFIRSNDGYEVEKGDPYAFHWETPPHTASVVWDLDFQWTDSQWLENRKSVPPLSKPISIYEMHIGSWRRVHEEEGRFLTYRELAATLPEYCTYMGFTHVEFMPIMEHPFYGSWGYQLTGYFAPSSRFGTPQDFMFLIDALHNAGIGVILDWVPSHFPTDEHGLGYFDGTHLYEHADPRKGFHPDWKSFIFNYGRNEVKAFLISNAIYWLDKFHIDALRVDAVASMLYLDYSRNEGEWIPNQYGGRENLEALDFLREFNNAVHTNFPDVMTIAEESTAWPGVTSPTTSGGLGFDMKWMMGWMHDTLSYFQKEPIYRSHHQGQLAFSTHYAFTEKFTLPLSHDEVVYGKNSMVNKMPGDHWKQFANLRLLYGYMYGHPGAKLLFMGAEFAQRHEWQHDFSLDWNENHDPLHNGIQKLLKDLNELYQSQPALYEKNFSQEGFEWIDNQDGVNSVMSWIRKGKNEEDDLIFVGNFTPVVRTNYRIGVAKPGYYQEIFNTDNLKYGGSDMLHSDEQESYPIPKHSKNHSIPLVLPPLAIVVLKYVRAFDWL; encoded by the coding sequence ATGACAGATCAGCGCAGCGATGCATTGCCTATGTTTTCCGGATTTGACATTGATTTGTTCAAGTCCGGAACACATTACCATATTTATAACAAACTCGGCTCGCATATCATAGAGCGTGACGGGGTTAAGGGAACAAATTTCGCCGTTTGGGCGCCAAATGCCCAGCATGTTTCGGTTGTTGGTAATTTCAACGGCTGGAATAGGGATTCACACCCATTAGAGCCCCGTACTGATCATTCCGGGATTTGGGAAGGCTTTTTGCCGAACATTGGCCGCGGTGAATATTACAAATATTTTATCCGTTCCAATGATGGTTATGAAGTCGAAAAAGGCGACCCATATGCATTTCATTGGGAAACGCCGCCGCATACGGCCAGCGTAGTATGGGACCTGGATTTCCAGTGGACTGACTCGCAATGGCTTGAAAACCGGAAAAGTGTGCCTCCGCTCAGTAAGCCTATTTCGATTTACGAAATGCACATTGGCTCATGGAGACGGGTGCACGAGGAGGAAGGTCGTTTCCTGACTTATCGCGAACTGGCAGCAACATTACCGGAATATTGCACCTATATGGGCTTTACGCACGTAGAGTTTATGCCCATTATGGAGCACCCGTTTTACGGATCCTGGGGTTATCAGCTTACGGGTTATTTTGCACCCAGCAGTCGCTTCGGAACACCGCAGGATTTCATGTTCCTGATTGATGCCCTGCACAATGCGGGAATTGGCGTTATACTGGACTGGGTTCCCTCCCATTTCCCAACAGATGAACACGGTTTGGGCTATTTCGATGGCACGCACCTGTACGAGCACGCCGACCCGAGAAAAGGCTTTCACCCGGATTGGAAGAGCTTCATTTTCAACTACGGACGGAATGAGGTAAAGGCATTTCTGATATCCAATGCCATTTACTGGCTGGATAAATTCCACATTGATGCATTACGGGTGGATGCCGTGGCTTCCATGCTTTATCTGGATTATTCACGCAATGAAGGTGAATGGATCCCCAACCAATACGGTGGCAGGGAAAATCTGGAAGCACTGGATTTTCTGAGAGAATTCAACAACGCGGTCCATACCAATTTCCCTGACGTGATGACCATTGCAGAAGAGTCCACAGCATGGCCTGGCGTAACAAGCCCCACGACAAGTGGCGGACTTGGCTTTGATATGAAATGGATGATGGGTTGGATGCATGATACGCTGTCTTATTTCCAGAAAGAGCCCATTTATCGCTCGCATCACCAGGGACAGCTGGCATTCAGCACGCATTATGCTTTCACAGAGAAATTTACCCTGCCGCTTTCACATGACGAGGTGGTTTACGGTAAAAATTCAATGGTCAACAAAATGCCCGGTGATCACTGGAAACAGTTTGCTAACCTGCGTCTTTTATACGGTTATATGTACGGTCATCCCGGCGCGAAGCTGCTTTTCATGGGGGCAGAGTTTGCACAGCGGCACGAGTGGCAGCATGATTTCAGTCTGGACTGGAACGAAAATCACGATCCATTGCACAATGGGATCCAGAAATTACTGAAAGACCTGAATGAATTGTATCAATCTCAACCCGCACTTTACGAAAAGAACTTTTCACAGGAAGGTTTTGAATGGATTGATAATCAGGATGGGGTAAATAGTGTAATGAGTTGGATCCGGAAAGGAAAGAATGAGGAGGATGATCTGATCTTCGTCGGGAATTTCACACCCGTCGTCAGAACTAATTACCGGATAGGAGTCGCGAAACCAGGATATTATCAGGAGATCTTTAATACGGATAACCTGAAATACGGCGGTTCCGATATGCTTCATTCTGACGAGCAAGAAAGTTATCCCATTCCCAAACACAGCAAAAACCATTCGATTCCGCTGGTTTTACCACCTTTGGCCATTGTGGTGTTGAAGTACGTGCGGGCATTTGATTGGCTGTAA
- a CDS encoding HipA family kinase, translating into MNGQQPQLRTVNVTRYVTPLREGGSLPAIAEADDEFLYVLKFRGAGQGTKALIAELIGGEIARLLGLKVPEIVFANLNEAFGRTEPDEEIQDLLRASTGLNLAIHYLSGAITFDPVVTAVDARLASAIVWLDSLITNVDRTARNTNMLMWHKELWLIDHGAALYFHHSWDNWEEQAKRPFAQVKDHVLLRYASEIEAIDQEFKTILGVEQIEAIVSLIPDDWLLRDAPFESAEAHREAYVKFLASRLSVSDVFVKGANDARAALI; encoded by the coding sequence ATGAATGGTCAGCAGCCGCAACTCAGAACTGTAAACGTTACCCGATATGTTACCCCTTTGCGGGAAGGCGGATCGCTCCCGGCTATTGCCGAGGCGGACGACGAATTTCTGTATGTCCTGAAATTCAGGGGGGCAGGTCAGGGGACAAAAGCGTTGATTGCGGAGCTGATAGGTGGAGAAATTGCGCGGTTGCTGGGTTTGAAAGTGCCTGAGATTGTTTTTGCCAATCTGAATGAAGCCTTTGGAAGAACAGAGCCGGACGAGGAAATCCAGGATCTGCTCAGGGCCAGCACAGGCCTTAATTTAGCCATTCATTATCTGTCCGGTGCCATCACTTTTGACCCCGTAGTGACTGCTGTGGATGCCAGGCTTGCGTCTGCCATCGTGTGGCTCGACAGTCTCATAACAAATGTGGACCGCACGGCCCGGAACACCAATATGCTCATGTGGCACAAGGAGTTATGGCTGATCGATCACGGCGCAGCATTGTATTTTCATCATTCCTGGGACAATTGGGAAGAGCAGGCCAAACGACCGTTTGCGCAGGTAAAAGACCATGTACTGCTTCGCTATGCCTCTGAAATTGAAGCGATTGACCAGGAGTTTAAAACCATTTTGGGTGTAGAGCAAATCGAGGCAATCGTATCATTGATTCCGGATGACTGGCTTTTGCGTGATGCGCCATTCGAGTCCGCCGAAGCGCATCGGGAGGCTTATGTGAAATTTTTAGCGTCGCGGCTCTCCGTGTCGGATGTATTTGTTAAAGGAGCGAATGATGCAAGAGCAGCACTTATTTGA
- a CDS encoding S8 family serine peptidase → MPDDNALYTYRNGKKVALYKKDDQFVARTSADNIANLGIDKIEKVSPSAFRATVSPDRLDEVMVESRELAPTHHAYQLQDTNQEFLITDRIMVTFKDKPTPEHLSAFIAKYALVIKNQYSDVDFLFQLTNQSGMNPVKMIVKINEEEPAVQIAEHDLIQRVNKYLTLPADTSYDLQWHLHTHTPPATDFDPRCSSRCEEAWQLLDHFGSADVVIGLADDGCKLDHDDFNSSGKFAGWGYFVNDILVKKTDIGADPNGMYAPGNNHGTSCAGVIAGEVDGTLTVGAAPGCKLLPIKWESSDGGGLFIDDNKMMLTLQYISDKVDVFSNSWGSSPEMNFSQQVVNRIKSLALTGGRRGKGIVFLWASGNENCPIEHSGTQDIPFDHGVRVQENSLVWVGVQKSKVFSHNLVDIPGVMHIAALASTAQRSHYSNYGPGISLIAPTNNVHTYYRLAVEGKGVVTTTGDSITAVTEDFGGTSSATPLTAGIAGLIISANPDLSALEVISVLQSTASKDLNETPYPRTPPANFDNDTSWDISPVFPSGFQNAGHTDGTWSPWFGFGRVDAFEAVKKALVIRLGGSEPVVSAVKIRSAFVNPAGNDHNKEKVTLENQSNVPVSIEGWALVDKNNRAQILTGSIPPVSSMSIDLKTNKIILANTGGTIILKDIAGNQVHRVAYTGAQVKPGMELVF, encoded by the coding sequence ATGCCTGATGATAATGCCCTGTACACTTATCGCAACGGGAAGAAAGTTGCCTTGTACAAAAAAGACGATCAGTTTGTAGCCCGCACTTCTGCTGATAACATTGCCAATCTGGGAATTGACAAGATCGAAAAAGTTTCTCCCTCCGCGTTCCGAGCCACGGTGTCTCCCGACAGGCTGGATGAAGTGATGGTAGAAAGCCGCGAACTCGCACCGACGCACCACGCTTACCAGTTGCAGGACACCAATCAGGAGTTTCTGATCACAGACCGTATTATGGTCACCTTCAAAGACAAGCCAACGCCGGAACATTTGTCTGCATTTATTGCAAAATATGCCCTGGTAATCAAAAATCAGTACAGCGATGTCGATTTCCTGTTTCAGCTGACCAATCAGTCGGGCATGAACCCGGTGAAAATGATCGTGAAGATCAATGAAGAAGAACCCGCTGTGCAAATCGCAGAACATGACCTGATTCAGCGGGTTAATAAATATCTGACATTGCCCGCCGACACATCTTACGACCTGCAATGGCATTTACATACACATACGCCGCCTGCTACCGATTTTGATCCGCGTTGTTCAAGTCGTTGTGAGGAAGCCTGGCAGTTGCTGGATCATTTCGGCAGTGCGGATGTGGTAATCGGGCTTGCGGATGATGGTTGCAAGCTGGACCATGATGATTTCAATTCATCGGGAAAATTCGCAGGCTGGGGTTATTTTGTCAATGATATTTTGGTCAAAAAAACAGACATAGGTGCCGATCCGAACGGGATGTATGCACCTGGAAACAATCACGGAACTTCCTGTGCGGGTGTGATAGCAGGCGAGGTGGACGGCACATTAACAGTGGGTGCCGCGCCGGGCTGCAAGCTTTTGCCGATCAAATGGGAGTCATCCGATGGCGGCGGCCTGTTTATCGATGATAACAAAATGATGCTCACCCTGCAATACATTTCAGATAAGGTGGATGTTTTTTCCAATTCATGGGGAAGTTCTCCTGAAATGAATTTCAGCCAGCAGGTCGTGAACCGGATTAAATCGCTCGCTTTAACAGGCGGCAGGCGCGGGAAGGGCATTGTTTTCCTTTGGGCTTCTGGCAATGAAAATTGTCCTATTGAACATTCAGGAACACAAGACATTCCTTTTGATCACGGCGTACGCGTCCAGGAGAATTCACTGGTTTGGGTTGGAGTTCAGAAAAGTAAGGTGTTTTCACATAATCTGGTCGATATTCCGGGTGTGATGCACATTGCGGCATTAGCGAGCACTGCGCAGCGAAGCCATTATTCTAATTACGGGCCAGGCATTTCACTTATAGCGCCTACCAACAATGTGCACACCTATTACCGGCTGGCCGTTGAAGGAAAAGGCGTGGTAACCACCACGGGCGACAGCATAACGGCTGTTACGGAGGATTTTGGAGGCACATCCAGCGCCACGCCGCTCACGGCGGGCATTGCTGGCCTGATCATTTCGGCCAACCCGGATCTGAGCGCGCTTGAAGTAATCTCGGTGCTGCAAAGCACGGCTTCCAAAGATCTGAACGAAACACCCTATCCGAGAACGCCGCCTGCGAACTTTGATAATGACACTTCCTGGGACATTTCTCCGGTTTTTCCTTCCGGTTTTCAAAACGCCGGACACACCGACGGGACGTGGAGCCCGTGGTTTGGTTTTGGAAGGGTTGATGCATTCGAAGCGGTAAAAAAGGCGCTTGTTATTCGGTTAGGAGGCAGTGAGCCCGTTGTTTCTGCGGTGAAAATCCGTTCTGCGTTTGTCAATCCTGCCGGTAATGATCATAATAAGGAGAAAGTGACGCTGGAAAACCAGAGTAATGTGCCTGTTTCCATTGAAGGGTGGGCCTTGGTCGACAAGAACAATCGTGCGCAGATCCTGACGGGATCCATTCCACCTGTTTCAAGTATGAGCATTGATTTAAAAACAAATAAAATCATCCTGGCCAATACGGGCGGCACGATCATCCTCAAAGACATAGCCGGAAACCAGGTTCACAGGGTCGCTTACACCGGCGCGCAGGTGAAGCCGGGCATGGAACTTGTTTTCTGA
- a CDS encoding KilA-N domain-containing protein codes for MKSTIQVSGQVISIFTKQKEEFISLTDIAKHKNPEATGLVISHWLSTKFTIEFMGLWEQMFNPNFNVTEFSNIKNEAGSNGFVLSSKQWIEKTNANGIVSTAGRYGGTFAHKDIAFEFASWISASFKLYLIKEFQRLKEEEHSDLKLEWNVQRTLAKVNYQIHADAIKENLIPKTLSGKQIGFVYANEADLLNMALFGVTAKQWKELNPREVGNVRDSATLEQLVVLSNLESVNALLIHQGLPQHKRLVQLNLVAISQMKSLVNNIQLKKLKDGTALQTKPEKL; via the coding sequence ATGAAAAGTACAATCCAAGTTAGTGGTCAGGTAATAAGCATTTTTACAAAACAAAAAGAAGAATTTATATCCCTGACTGACATTGCCAAGCACAAAAATCCCGAAGCAACCGGCTTAGTCATCTCCCATTGGCTTAGCACAAAGTTTACCATAGAGTTTATGGGGCTATGGGAACAAATGTTCAATCCGAATTTTAATGTTACTGAATTCAGTAATATTAAAAACGAAGCTGGGAGCAACGGATTTGTGTTGTCCTCAAAACAATGGATTGAGAAAACCAATGCTAATGGAATAGTATCGACAGCAGGTCGTTATGGTGGAACCTTTGCGCACAAGGACATTGCCTTTGAGTTTGCATCCTGGATTTCAGCTTCCTTCAAGCTCTATCTAATCAAAGAATTCCAACGCCTGAAAGAAGAAGAACATTCTGATCTTAAACTGGAATGGAATGTTCAGCGGACCTTGGCGAAAGTGAATTACCAGATTCACGCGGACGCAATAAAAGAAAATCTTATCCCCAAAACACTTAGTGGAAAGCAGATCGGTTTTGTGTACGCAAACGAGGCGGACTTGCTTAACATGGCGCTTTTTGGTGTTACGGCGAAACAGTGGAAAGAGTTAAATCCACGCGAGGTTGGCAATGTACGTGATTCGGCAACGCTGGAACAGCTGGTTGTGCTTTCCAATCTGGAAAGTGTAAATGCGCTTTTAATTCATCAGGGACTGCCGCAGCATAAGCGCTTGGTGCAGCTAAATTTGGTAGCGATCTCCCAAATGAAATCTTTGGTCAATAATATTCAGTTGAAAAAACTTAAAGATGGGACGGCTTTGCAAACTAAACCTGAAAAACTTTAA